One region of Pseudomonas glycinae genomic DNA includes:
- the rpsG gene encoding 30S ribosomal protein S7, with the protein MPRRRVAAKREILDDPKYGSQILAKFMNHVMESGKKAVAERIVYGALETVAARKTGTDPLELFEKALDAIAPLVEVKSRRVGGATYQVPVEVRPSRRNALAMRWLVDFARKRGEKSMALRLAGELLDAAEGKGAAVKKREDVHRMAEANKAFSHYRF; encoded by the coding sequence ATGCCAAGACGTCGCGTAGCAGCAAAGCGTGAGATTCTGGACGATCCGAAATACGGAAGCCAAATCCTCGCCAAATTCATGAACCACGTTATGGAAAGCGGCAAGAAAGCCGTTGCCGAGCGTATCGTTTATGGTGCCCTGGAAACCGTTGCGGCTCGCAAGACCGGCACCGATCCCCTGGAACTCTTCGAAAAAGCACTCGACGCCATCGCTCCGCTGGTCGAAGTGAAGTCGCGCCGCGTTGGTGGTGCTACTTACCAGGTTCCGGTCGAGGTTCGTCCGTCCCGTCGTAACGCTCTAGCAATGCGCTGGTTGGTAGACTTCGCCCGCAAGCGCGGCGAGAAGTCCATGGCTCTGCGCTTGGCTGGCGAACTGCTGGATGCTGCTGAAGGTAAAGGTGCTGCTGTTAAGAAGCGTGAAGACGTGCACCGTATGGCCGAAGCTAACAAAGCTTTCTCGCACTACCGCTTCTAA
- the rpsL gene encoding 30S ribosomal protein S12 — MATINQLVRQPRKRIVEKSDVPALQNCPQRRGVCTRVYTTTPKKPNSALRKVCRVRLTNGFEVSSYIGGEGHNLQEHSVVLIRGGRVKDLPGVRYHTVRGSLDTSGVKGRNQGRSKYGTKRPK, encoded by the coding sequence ATGGCAACTATCAACCAGCTGGTACGTCAGCCGCGTAAGCGTATCGTCGAGAAATCCGACGTGCCTGCGCTGCAGAACTGCCCGCAACGTCGTGGCGTGTGCACCCGTGTGTACACCACTACGCCGAAAAAACCTAACTCGGCACTGCGTAAAGTATGCCGTGTGCGTCTGACCAACGGTTTCGAGGTTTCCTCGTACATCGGTGGTGAAGGCCACAACCTGCAAGAGCACAGCGTGGTACTGATCCGCGGCGGTCGTGTAAAAGACTTGCCAGGTGTTCGTTACCACACCGTTCGCGGCTCCTTGGATACTTCCGGCGTTAAAGGCCGTAACCAGGGTCGTTCGAAGTACGGTACCAAGCGTCCGAAGTAA